In Brachypodium distachyon strain Bd21 chromosome 5, Brachypodium_distachyon_v3.0, whole genome shotgun sequence, the genomic window cggggccgtctcgaatggcgccggcgccatgtGGTGGAACACGGTGCCCGCGGCAGCGTGCTCCACGGAGCAGCTCGCTGCCGGGTTTGGCGGCACCTGGCAGTCCGCTCTAGCAGGTTCTGGCTACGAcgtcgtggcggcggccgacggcggAAAGGCGAAGAgctgcgccgctgccgccaccccGGCCTCCTCCGAGTCTCCTGGCAACAACAGCTCCATCACCTTCCAAGAACCCACCGGCTGCTGCCTCAACGAtcccgctgctgccgccgggtTCACCGATTGGAACCACACTTACATGTAAGCTTTAAGCCCGGCCGAGATTATTGATTCTATTGTACTACCCTTGCCTCAAGACCAAATATGTATCACATGATGATTGATGATCCTCGATCTATATGTCTACTTGTGTTTTGATTAACAGGAGCAACGGTACTGGGGCTGGTAATAATCTTCATGGGTTTCTGCAAGTTGGCCACGTCCAGGACAACAACATGAGCGCCGCCAGAGCCGACCACAGCATGAACGCGTCAAGCTTGATGAGCAACAACCTAGACCTAGCGCTGCAAGGCAGCGGCAGCCaccaggagcagcagctgctgtcTGGCCTCGGGCAGCAGGCGGAGCTGCTGCTGTCCCCAACCTCGCCCTACGGGTTCCACTCCTCCTCGCTGCTCCGGAGCCTCATGGATAATCAGCCCACGGCCAAGCCGGggatccagcagcagcagcagcagcagtataATCAGTatggccagcagcagcagatggtGCATGGTGGCCAGATCAGCTCGCAGGCGGCAGCTGGGGCCGGCAGGGGTGCGCTTCAGTTCACCAACGACGCCGCGTTCTGGAATAATAACccttctgctgctgccgggTTTGGTGTCATGATGgctgcgccggccgccgaTCAGGCTTCCATGCGTGCCGTCAAGCaatcgtcgccggcgccgccgcgggcggctAACCTTGCATTAAAGGTTAGATATGCAAATATGTCATACCATCATATGCATGTATCACAGTTAGTTTTATTTGTATTAGTTTGGTGCATATTATATGTGGTTTGCTTAGGTGGCTGATTAGTTGTAATTGTTGTCTGCATATAGACTGTTTTAGAAGGAGTAGGAGACTCCAGCTCAATCACTACCAGCAGGAAGAAGGCCAGCGGCGAGCCGGCGTTCAAGAAACCAAGAATGGAGACGCCGTCGCCATTGCCCACCTTCAAGGTACGTACACACGAATCGATCATCACAGATGGCTATTATGCATGGTTAACTTAACCCGACCAACTGGATCTCTTAACACATCGTCATGGGCATTGTTATTCCACGTTATATTACCTGTATCATATCGACCATGCATGTTAACAAAGCTGTGCACACATTTCAGGTTAGGAAGGAGAAGCTAGGGGACAGGATCACAGCACTCCAACAGCTCGTCTCTCCTTTCGGAAAGGTGAGCAAGCTACTACCTAGCTAGGCTTTTTCATGTCCAATGTGCACTATACTTATATCTTAATAAACAAACCACTGGTACGTACTGCTTGGAAGTTTGAACTACATCGATCTTCTCTCTGATCTGCCACAAAAGAGTTCTCCCTTTTCCCCTCCTTTCGAGATCCAACTTAATACTCCATGAGTAGCAGTATCTAAAACACAATCTGAATATTTCTCGTTGTGTGTGTGCGTGCAGACGGACACTGCGTCGGTGCTCCACGAGACCATCGAGTACGTCAAGTTCCTCCACGACCAAGTTGGTGTAAGTGCATGTCCCAACTCCATCTTCCAAAGTACTCTCACCCACGCTTTAATCATGGCATAcgctgcacgcacgcacgcacgcacgagCTCGATCCGGCCATCGGTTTCCTCACACGAATCATCCGTCAGGAGActtaccatttttttttgtttctgcatGCAGGTGCTTAGTGCTCCGTACTTGAAGAACGGCaatcatcatcaccatcaagTGCCACAATACCTCAAGGTATGTTACATGGTGTGTGGCTGGTGTCAGTGTTAACATCCTGCAAGCATGCCTTGCTTAATTGCTTTCACTATCCATTTCTGGTCATCAAAATGTCTGATAGCTTTGTACATGAATGTGTGTGTTTTGGGGTTTCAGAGCTCGAGTGCAAGCCCTGACAAGCCGTCGAAGGACGGCAGCGAGGTGTCGCTCAAGGGCCGGGGGCTGTGCCTGGTGCCGATCTCGAGCACGTTCGCGGTGGCCAGCGAGGTGCCCGTCGACTTCTGGACCCCGTTCGGGGCCGGCTTCAGgtagaggagaagaagaagacgaagaagaagcctAGCTTAATTGGATCAGAAGCTAGGAACGTATGATCATAATTGATCTGTAACAGATAATAGTAGTACTACTGCATGCTGAAGACGAAGGTAGCGAACGAGAGCTAGATAAGCCTTTGGTGAAGATGAAGGTACGTAGCGATGGAGCTAGGTGAACCTTTGGAATGAGTGCTTGAAGACTTGGATTCATTCTTCAGGTTCATCAGGGAATAATTGTCAATGAGTTAAATTAGTTAAGGGGAACCAGCTGCTAGCCGAGACAAGACTGAAAATTATGCATGGACTCATCAAGTGATCATCGATTGGGTTCGTACGTATGATTTGGTTGTTAGGTTTGCATCATTGAGCAGTTGTGGAACAGTTTGTGTAAGAATTAGTTTGTTTAGTAGTACTACCACTTTAATTTCAGTGATGGATGGATCAAAGTCGATCCTGTCTGTAGCAGGTTTAATTCTCTACGGATTATTGTAGTACCAAATAAAAGTGGCATGCACCTCTCTTTGATTGATCTCAGCTGTGTTGGCTTTTGGTAGCTTCTCTTTTGGATCTGACTTAATGTTTTTTCTAGTATTAAGTAGGGTTTCCTGCATTTGTGTATGACTGTCTTTTTCTCAAATATGGCCAGAATCTTCCAGGTTAAATCTATTCCACTTCTGCAGTAGTGGATATCAGCATGCGTCAGTTAGAAAACAAGCAGTGCACATATTCCACGACATGTTTAAACCAAACGATAAAATATTAGACCAAAAAGCATTCCTGGTTTGACATAATAATTACAGAAAAATGCGCTAACCAAGATATTAGCCACATTCATTGTCTTTTACTGGTAGCTACAGAGTTTGAGACCGTAGCAAATGACTGAATCTCAACTACGGTGTTGTATAGAAAGCTGACTACTGACTGGAGAGTTCTTCGCTAGCCACAACACTACCACCGCACCATATCCAATACACTTTTGGCCTTTTGGGTCTTGTTTAGTCTACCTGTGTTGATCTCTGTTGAAATGAAAAGAGCAAAGCACCCAGCTTTTCAGAGTAAACTGAACGTTATTTGTAGTGGGACGGTTGGCATAACATCAAATGTTCTTGAAAACaataataaaaaattgaaTGCAAAAAGGTACTTGGAAGATATACACGGATGAGTGAAATAAACTGCTAGTCCATAGACTCAAAACAAATGACACTTTAGTACCTGAACTCCCTATACCCATCTTAGACTCTTAGTGCTGCacattagtaaaaaaaaaaaacccgg contains:
- the LOC100837038 gene encoding transcription factor bHLH112, giving the protein MGDHELMHAAHPAMYNSNNGGAGAVSNGAGAMWWNTVPAAACSTEQLAAGFGGTWQSALAGSGYDVVAAADGGKAKSCAAAATPASSESPGNNSSITFQEPTGCCLNDPAAAAGFTDWNHTYMSNGTGAGNNLHGFLQVGHVQDNNMSAARADHSMNASSLMSNNLDLALQGSGSHQEQQLLSGLGQQAELLLSPTSPYGFHSSSLLRSLMDNQPTAKPGIQQQQQQQYNQYGQQQQMVHGGQISSQAAAGAGRGALQFTNDAAFWNNNPSAAAGFGVMMAAPAADQASMRAVKQSSPAPPRAANLALKTVLEGVGDSSSITTSRKKASGEPAFKKPRMETPSPLPTFKVRKEKLGDRITALQQLVSPFGKTDTASVLHETIEYVKFLHDQVGVLSAPYLKNGNHHHHQVPQYLKSSSASPDKPSKDGSEVSLKGRGLCLVPISSTFAVASEVPVDFWTPFGAGFR